In one Fundulus heteroclitus isolate FHET01 chromosome 3, MU-UCD_Fhet_4.1, whole genome shotgun sequence genomic region, the following are encoded:
- the fdps gene encoding farnesyl pyrophosphate synthase isoform X2, giving the protein MGDSICNGTHSKKALLSDPQLFDAKFEELVTELTERDLRDPGLADALNRLREVLNYNVPGGKKNRGLSVIGSLRELLPASQLTQDAVQRALTVGWCIEMLQAFFLMADDIMDASVTRRGQPCWYKRDGIGLDAINDSFLVESSIYRLLRRQCRDQPYYVHLLELFNETTFQTEFGQTLDLLTAPPGQIDLNRFTLERYKAIVKYKTAFYSFYLPVASAMYMAGINSEEEHNNAKHILLEMGEFFQIQDDFLDCYGDPAVTGKIGTDIQDNKCSWLVVKALQVMTPEQRSVLEACYGRKDEASVAKVKELYDALQMPTLYHTYEEESYQRLQELIARHARKLPHSIFLNFAKKIYKRNK; this is encoded by the exons ATG GGCGACAGCATTTGCAACGGGACGCACAGCAAGAAGGCGTTGCTGTCGGACCCTCAGCTGTTTGATGCCAAGTTCGAGGAGCTGGTGACCGAGCTGACAGAGAGGGACCTGCGGGATCCTGGGCTGGCGGACGCCCTGAACAGGCTGAGAGAG gtTTTAAATTACAATGTTCCCGGAGGCAAGAAGAACAGAGGGCTGTCGGTGATTGGCTCCCTGAGGGAGCTGCTTCCGGCCTCCCAGCTCACCCAGGATGCTGTGCAGCGAGCGCTGACGGTGGGCTGGTGCATTGAGATG CTTCAAGCGTTTTTCCTCATGGCGGATGACATCATGGATGCATCTGTGACTCGGAGAGGACAGCCTTGCTGGTACAAGAGG GATGGAATAGGGCTAGACGCAATAAATGATTCTTTTCTCGTGGAGTCGTCAATATACAGATTACTTCGGAGGCAATGCAGGGATCAGCCCTATTATGTCCATTTACTGGAGCTTTTTAATGAG ACCACTTTCCAGACTGAGTTTGGTCAGACACTGGACCTCCTGACGGCTCCACCGGGTCAAATTGACCTTAACAGATTTACCCTGGAGAG ATATAAAGCCATTGTGAAATACAAGACTGCTTTTTACTCGTTTTATCTCCCAGTGGCCTCTGCAATGTACATG GCAGGAATTAACAGCGAAGAGGAACACAACAACGCCAAACACATCTTACTGGAGATGGGCGAGTTCTTCCAAATACAG GATGACTTCTTGGACTGCTACGGTGACCCTGCAGTGACTGGAAAGATCGGGACGGACATCCAGGACAACAAATGCAGCTGGTTGGTGGTGAAAGCCCTGCAAGTGATGACTCCTGAGCAGAGATCGGTGCTGGAG GCTTGCTACGGGCGCAAGGACGAAGCCAGCGTGGCAAAGGTCAAAGAGCTGTACGACGCCCTTCAAATGCCGACGCTGTATCACACGTACGAAGAGGAGAGCTACCAGCGGCTGCAGGAACTCATCGCTCGGCACGCTCGGAAACTCCCTCACTCCATCTTCCTCAACTTCGCCAAGAAGATTTACAAGAGGAACAAGTGA
- the LOC105928433 gene encoding LOW QUALITY PROTEIN: farnesyl pyrophosphate synthase-like (The sequence of the model RefSeq protein was modified relative to this genomic sequence to represent the inferred CDS: deleted 1 base in 1 codon) — protein sequence MKTLFVSLFNLRQIGQTAGNTTGETQNDWKKGCGTRLSQWYSDRQLFEAKFDELLTEITERDLTDPVLADAYKRLREILVYNVPGGKKNRGLSVIGSLRELLPPSQLTQDTVQRALIVGWCIEMVQGFFLMGDDIMDGSVTRRGQLCWYKKDGIGMDAINDIFLLEASVYRLLRRHCRTQPYYVHLLELFNEITFLSELGQALDLMTAPSPDQTDLSLFSMQKYKAIVKYKTAFYSFYQPVAAAMYMAGIYSEEEHNNAKQILLDMGEFFQIQDDYLDCYGDPAVTGKIGTDIQDNKCSWLVVKALQVMTPEQRSELEAFYGRKDEASVAKVKELYDALQMPTLYHTYEEESYQRLQRLIAQHAQNLPHSIFLNFAKKIYKRNK from the exons atgaaaactttatttgtgtCACTCTTTAATCTGCGTCAAATTGGTCAAACAGCAG GGAACACAACAGGAGAAACTCAGAACGACTGGAAGAAAGGCTGTGGAACAAGACTCTCACAATGGTat TCTGACCGACAGTTGTTTGAAGCAAAGTTTGATGAGCTGCTGACAGAGATTACAGAGAGAGACCTCACAGATCCTGTTCTGGCTGATGCTTATAAACGGTTGAGAGAG ATTTTGGTCTACAACGTTCCTGGAGGCAAGAAGAACAGAGGACTGTCAGTGATTGGCTCTCTGAGGGAGCTTCTTCCACCCTCTCAGCTCACCCAGGACACAGTGCAGAGAGCCCTGATAGTTGGCTGGTGCATCGAAATG gttcagGGATTTTTCCTAATGGGTGATGACATCATGGACGGATCCGTGACTCGAAGAGGACAGCTCTGCTGGTACAAGAAG gATGGAATAGGTATGGATGCCATCAATGATATATTTCTTCTCGAAGCGTCGGTCTACAGACTTCTTCGCCGACACTGCAGGACTCAACCCTACTATGTGCACCTGCTGGAGCTTTTTAATGAG ATTACATTCCTGTCAGAACTCGGTCAAGCTCTGGACCTCATGACTGCT CCCTCACCGGACCAGACTGATCTCAGCCTATTCTCAATGCAAAA ATACAAAGCTATTGTAAAGTATAAGACAGCCTTTTATTCGTTTTACCAACCGGTGGCAGCAGCTATGTACATG gcggGAATTTACAGCGAGGAGGAACACAACAACGCCAAACAAATCTTACTGGACATGGGAGAGTTCTTccaaatacaa GATGACTACTTGGACTGTTACGGTGATCCGGCTGTGACGGGAAAGATCGGGACGGACATCCAGGACAACAAATGCAGCTGGTTGGTGGTGAAAGCCCTGCAAGTGATGACTCCTGAGCAGAGATCAGAGCTTGAG GCTTTCTACGGGCGCAAGGATGAAGCAAGCGTGGCAAAGGTCAAAGAGCTGTACGACGCCCTGCAAATGCCGACGCTGTATCACACGTATGAAGAGGAGAGCTACCAGCGGCTGCAGAGACTCATCGCTCAGCACGCTCAGAATCTTCCCCACTCCATCTTCCtcaattttgcaaagaaaatctACAAGAGGAATAAATAA
- the fam189b gene encoding protein FAM189B, whose product MPSPSDCSSVASASGSRGWSDSRRGMSGRGPGGARLLLYLGLCHLGLGAMVLAFSFTSMAFTSSARVRQSCPFWAGFFVVASGIVGIISWRRPLTLVVSLFMLLSAVCVILSLAGSMLSCQNAQMVKSMVNCQAENGLCVCCAPTKPCSMKDEDTLVLYLNIDCESVRHQLKDLLFSACGLSILSTIICTLSTVTCSIHIFSLDLVHLLAPHRSRSVNPECTTPQDAFLTNIMDFEEFVPPIPPPPYYPPEYTCSSETDAQSITYNGSMESPVPLYPTDCPPPYEAVMGQRAASQATVFDAHGTELSGERGTSTAFSGEVSMDSGSLLMSEIVDIPDDSSPSEDSCLMEVGIRSHGGNRTCVDRGDAIFRGSQSQTPESPLAGGPRARRFLRGERSNSCSSPSTATNTYRSPVLHRHSMLASSCSQLEAIGSSPNQQQCLIPEIQVNLTDPSKQEAAPASSGPPLSSSSAASEHGNGLLPPHGALYLRRRAERGDKHGGTVTRQSRGFLRLVRSHSEPGLGSSTDTVDFGSGGSKASTDTAPSSEACLLPRSSIAPAAALPSKGSLKTAATGVQIPPKPAPTSPIHIPKDCHRSLGDLKVTRVLVARFLQRSKRNLAPSSEHACSTGHGPKRRSGVETAGPDHLSSEQVSRAPWSTSRGHPSAHSHHPRRRGHHHSHSDSRHNRHYSSQAPEGIHLRSCGDLSSSTSSLRRLMTPHPPHGSSGALYSESAL is encoded by the exons ATGCCTTCACCTTCAGACTGCAGCAGTGTGGCTTCAGCCTCTGGGTCTCGCGGTTGGTCTGACAGCCGCAGAGGCATGTCAggcaggggccccggcggggcccgGCTGCTCCTCTACCTGGGCTTGTGCCACCTGGGGTTAGGAGCCATGGTCCTGGCCTTCTCCTTCACCAGCATGGCCTTCACCTCATCTGCACGCGTGAGGCAGTCCTGCCCATTCTGGGCTGGCTTCTTT GTGGTGGCATCGGGGATAGTAGGAATAATCTCGTGGAGGAGACCTCTAACACTGGTG GTGTCACTGTTCATGCTGCTGTCTGCGGTGTGTGTGATCCTCAGCCTGGCCGGCTCCATGCTCTCCTGTCAGAACGCACAGATGGTCAAGTCTATGGTCAACTGCCAG GCGGAGAatggcctgtgtgtgtgttgtgcacCCACCAAGCCCTGCTCCATGAAGGACGAGGATACCCTGGTTCTGTACCTGAATATTGACTGTGAGTCAGTCAGACATCAGTTAAAG GATCTTTTGTTCAGTGCATGTGGTCTCAGCATTCTCTCCACCATCATTTGTACGCTGTCCACTGTGACTTGCAGTATCCACATATTCTCCCTGGACCTCGTGCACCTG CTCGCCCCTCATCGCTCCCGCTCCGTCAACCCAGAATGCACCACTCCGCAGGACGCCTTCCTGACCAACATCATGGACTTTGAGGAGTTTGTCCCCCCCATCCCTCCACCACCCTACTATCCACCTGAATACACCTGCAGCTCTGAGACAGATGCTCAGAG CATCACCTATAACGGCTCCATGGAGAGTCCTGTTCCCTTGTACCCTACTGACTGCCCCCCTCCTTATGAAGCTGTGATGGGCCAAAGAGCAGCCAGCCAG GCAACAGTGTTTGACGCCCATGGTACTGAGCTGTCTggggagagagggacgtctacAGCCTTCAGCGGAGAAG tgTCTATGGATAGCGGATCTTTGTTAATGTCAGAGATCGTGGACATCCCTGATGATTCCTCCCCCTCCGAGGACTCCTGTTTGATGGAGGTTGGGATAAGGAGCCATGGGGGCAACAGGACATGTGTTGACAGGGGGGACGCCATCTTCCGTGGTTCACAGTCTCAAACGCCGGAGAGTCCGCTGGCAGGAGGACCAAGGGCCAGACGGTTCCTCAGAGGGGAAAGGTCAAACTCCTGCTCTTCGCCTAGCACAGCCACCAACACATACAG GTCTCCAGTGCTGCACCGTCACTCCATGTTAGCTAGTAGCTGTTCCCAGCTGGAGGCAATAGGAAGCTCCCCAAATCAGCAGCAATGTCTCATCCCAGAGATTCAGGTCAACCTCACCGACCCCTCAAAGCAAGAAGCCGCCCCAGCCTCATCCGGCCCCCCTCTATCATCTTCCTCGGCAGCCAGTGAACACGGGAACGGACTGCTCCCTCCTCACGGGGCCCTGTACCTTCGTCGAAGGGCCGAGAGAGGTGACAAACATGGAGGGACTGTTacaagacagagcagaggctTTTTACGCCTCGTGCGGTCGCACAGCGAGCCAGGTCTTGGGTCTTCCACAGACACGG ttgactTTGGATCCGGAGGCAGCAAAGCATCTACAGACACAG CTCCGTCTTCAGAAGCGTGTTTGTTGCCTCGCTCCTCTATCgctcctgctgcagctctcccAAGTAAAGGCAGCCTTAAGACAGCAGCCACTGGGGTGCAAATCCCCCCTAAACCTGCACCCACCTCACCTATACATATCCCTAAAGACTGCCACCGCTCTCTAGGGGACCTGAAA GTGACCCGGGTTCTGGTGGCTCGCTTCCTGCAGCGCTCCAAGCGTAACCTGGCGCCGTCCTCGGAGCATGCTTGCAGCACGGGACATGGGCCTAAGAGGAGAAGTGGAGTTGAGACGGCTGGCCCTGACCACCTGTCCTCTGAGCAG GTGTCACGGGCCCCTTGGAGTACCAGCCGAGGACACCCCAGTGCTCACTCCCACCACCCTCGTCGGCGCGGACATCACCATTCCCACAGCGACAGCAGACACAACCGGCACTACAGCAGCCAGGCACCAGAGGGGATCCACCTGCGCAGCTGTGGAGATCTGAGCTCCTCCACTTCGTCCCTGCGCCGATTAATGACGCCTCATCCGCCGCATGGGTCATCTGGAGCTCTCTATTCAGAGTCTGCACTGTGA
- the fdps gene encoding farnesyl pyrophosphate synthase isoform X1, protein MRRLLLSRAVNAPATFRAMWLLRSAFTSKSRAFILRTPSMQGDSICNGTHSKKALLSDPQLFDAKFEELVTELTERDLRDPGLADALNRLREVLNYNVPGGKKNRGLSVIGSLRELLPASQLTQDAVQRALTVGWCIEMLQAFFLMADDIMDASVTRRGQPCWYKRDGIGLDAINDSFLVESSIYRLLRRQCRDQPYYVHLLELFNETTFQTEFGQTLDLLTAPPGQIDLNRFTLERYKAIVKYKTAFYSFYLPVASAMYMAGINSEEEHNNAKHILLEMGEFFQIQDDFLDCYGDPAVTGKIGTDIQDNKCSWLVVKALQVMTPEQRSVLEACYGRKDEASVAKVKELYDALQMPTLYHTYEEESYQRLQELIARHARKLPHSIFLNFAKKIYKRNK, encoded by the exons ATGAGGCGCCTGCTGCTCAGCCGCGCTGTTAATGCTCCTGCAACCTTTCGGGCCATGTGGCTGCTGAGGTCTGCGTTTACATCGAAGAGCCGGGCATTTATCCTGCGCACACCCTCTATGCAGGGCGACAGCATTTGCAACGGGACGCACAGCAAGAAGGCGTTGCTGTCGGACCCTCAGCTGTTTGATGCCAAGTTCGAGGAGCTGGTGACCGAGCTGACAGAGAGGGACCTGCGGGATCCTGGGCTGGCGGACGCCCTGAACAGGCTGAGAGAG gtTTTAAATTACAATGTTCCCGGAGGCAAGAAGAACAGAGGGCTGTCGGTGATTGGCTCCCTGAGGGAGCTGCTTCCGGCCTCCCAGCTCACCCAGGATGCTGTGCAGCGAGCGCTGACGGTGGGCTGGTGCATTGAGATG CTTCAAGCGTTTTTCCTCATGGCGGATGACATCATGGATGCATCTGTGACTCGGAGAGGACAGCCTTGCTGGTACAAGAGG GATGGAATAGGGCTAGACGCAATAAATGATTCTTTTCTCGTGGAGTCGTCAATATACAGATTACTTCGGAGGCAATGCAGGGATCAGCCCTATTATGTCCATTTACTGGAGCTTTTTAATGAG ACCACTTTCCAGACTGAGTTTGGTCAGACACTGGACCTCCTGACGGCTCCACCGGGTCAAATTGACCTTAACAGATTTACCCTGGAGAG ATATAAAGCCATTGTGAAATACAAGACTGCTTTTTACTCGTTTTATCTCCCAGTGGCCTCTGCAATGTACATG GCAGGAATTAACAGCGAAGAGGAACACAACAACGCCAAACACATCTTACTGGAGATGGGCGAGTTCTTCCAAATACAG GATGACTTCTTGGACTGCTACGGTGACCCTGCAGTGACTGGAAAGATCGGGACGGACATCCAGGACAACAAATGCAGCTGGTTGGTGGTGAAAGCCCTGCAAGTGATGACTCCTGAGCAGAGATCGGTGCTGGAG GCTTGCTACGGGCGCAAGGACGAAGCCAGCGTGGCAAAGGTCAAAGAGCTGTACGACGCCCTTCAAATGCCGACGCTGTATCACACGTACGAAGAGGAGAGCTACCAGCGGCTGCAGGAACTCATCGCTCGGCACGCTCGGAAACTCCCTCACTCCATCTTCCTCAACTTCGCCAAGAAGATTTACAAGAGGAACAAGTGA